A region of Etheostoma cragini isolate CJK2018 chromosome 2, CSU_Ecrag_1.0, whole genome shotgun sequence DNA encodes the following proteins:
- the LOC117957497 gene encoding neuronal membrane glycoprotein M6-a-like: protein MEENMDESQSQKGCKECCERCVGSLPWASLIATVLLYMGVALFCGCGHEALSGTVTILQNYFEVIRAPGETLDVFTIIDILKYIIYGLAAGFFVFGVLLLVEGFFTTGAIRDLYGEFKITACGRCLTAFLIFLAYLFFLVWLGVTAFTSLPVFMYFNVWSMCQNTSLVEGANFCLDLRQFGAVAISEERKVCTGSEKFFKMCESNELDLTFHLFVCTLAGAGAAVIAMVHFLMALAANWGYLKDASRMQKYEDIKSKEEQELHDIHSTRSKERLNAYT, encoded by the exons gTTGTAAGGAGTGCTGTGAGCGCTGTGTGGGCAGCCTGCCCTGGGCCTCCCTCATCGCTACGGTCCTCCTCTACATGGGCGTGGCCTTGTTCTGTGGGTGTGGCCACGAGGCTTTGAGCGGCACCGTCACCATCCTTCAGAACTACTTTGAAGTCATCCGAGCCCCGGGAGAAACGCTGGATGTGTTCACCAT CATCGACATCCTGAAATACATCATCTACGGCCTGGCAGCTGGATTCTTTGTGTTCGGAGTGCTGTTGCTGGTGGAGGGCTTCTTCACCACCGGAGCCATCAGGGATCTCTATGGAGAGTTCAAAATCACCGCATGTGGACGCTGCCTCACCGCATTC CTCATTTTCCTGGCCTACCTGTTCTTCCTGGTTTGGCTCGGAGTGACAGCGTTCACCAGCCTGCCCGTCTTCATGTACTTCAACGTTTGGTCCATGTGTCAGAACACCAGCTTGGTGGAGGGAGCCAACTTCTGCCTGGACCTGCGTCAGTTCG GAGCGGTGGCCATCTCTGAGGAGAGGAAGGTGTGTACAGGATCTGAGAAGTTCTTCAAGATGTGTGAATCCAACGAG CTGGACTTGACCTtccatctgtttgtgtgcacactGGCCGGAGCAGGAGCGGCTGTCATTGCCATG GTCCACTTCCTGATGGCGCTGGCGGCTAACTGGGGCTACCTGAAGGACGCCAGCCGCATGCAGAAGTACGAGGACATCAAGTCCAAGGAGGAGCAGGAGCTGCACGACATCCACTCCACACGCTCCAAAGAACGTCTCAATGcctacacataa